The following proteins are encoded in a genomic region of Brachionichthys hirsutus isolate HB-005 chromosome 14, CSIRO-AGI_Bhir_v1, whole genome shotgun sequence:
- the vopp1b gene encoding WW domain binding protein VOPP1, with product MRSPLAGGAAALWLLVECVEAKKYCWYFEGGYPIYFICRSYEDCCGTRCCVRALSIQRLWYFWLLLMMAVLFCCGAGFFIRRRIYPPPLRDEPAFNVSFTRHPVSTPVSQQPGSMQGFGVNGVNGMTGGEPRPLYPPQPGPAHLMLGPYPPPPSYCNHPPPPYEQLFQSNDKK from the exons TGTGTAGAAGCCAAGAAGTACTGCTGGTACTTTGAAGGTGGATACCCCATCTACTTCAT ATGTCGCTCCTACGAGGACTGCTGTGGGACTCGCTGCTGTGTCAGAGCCCTGTCCATTCAGAGACTGTGGTACTTCTG gctgctgctgatgatggcCGTACTGTTCTGCTGTGGCGCCGGCTTCTTCATCCGCAGAaggatttaccccccccctctgagagaCGAGCCAGCGTTCAACGTCTCCTTCACCCGGCACCCTGTCAGCACGCCAG TTTCCCAGCAGCCAGGAAGCATGCAGGGCTTCGGGGTCAACGGGGTCAACGGGATGACGGGCGGGGAGCCACGCCCGCTTTACCCGCCACAGCCTGGGCCTGCACACCTGATGCTGGGGCCCtatcctccccctccctcctacTGCAACCACCCCCCTCCACCCTACGAACAACTATTCCAAAGCAATGACAAGAAGTAA